CAGCCCAGTATGCCGAAACCTTCGGCATGGAATCGATGCATGGCCTGATAAAAATCGATCTTCAGGTTCTTTATTTTGTTCACCTCATTCTGTGTGGCACTCTGTACCGATTCGAAGCCGATCAAGAGCCCCATGCACCCCGCGCGTTTCATCAATCCCAGCAGTTCCACATCCTCGGCCAGGGATACGGTGCCTTGCGCCAGCCACTGCCGCCGCAGAGGGATCATTTCCTTAAAGAGTTTTTTCGCTTCCATCCGGTTCAAGCCAAGGGCGTCATCGACGAAGAAGAGGTTGGGGTAATCAATCGACTCTATTTCGGCGATGACCTCTCCAACCGGCCTGACCCGATAGCGCTGCCCCAGGGTTTGGCTAATGCAGCAGAATTCGCAGTCGTTCGGACAGCCGCGGGAGGTCTCGACGCCGATCGGGATGGGCGCATAACCGTTAGCTTTGGTTGCGGGAAAGAGATCTCGCCGAGGTTGCGGCAGGCCCTGGACATCGGTCATTTGATCGGCCCGGTAAATCCTTTGCATTTGTCCCGCGGCGGCATCCGCGACAAGTTGCGGCCAGATACCCTCGGCTTCCCCGACGACGACGGCGTCCGCATGCTCCAGGGCTTCCTCAGGCAATACCGTGGGGTGGATGCCGCCCATCACCACCTTTACCCCTTTGCGGCGATAGGTATCGCCGATCCGATAGGCTCTTGGCACGAGTTCGGTCAACACCGTGATGCCCACCAGGTCCACCTCCTGATCGATTTCATCGGGTGCAAATGCTTCCTCGACAATGGTAATCGTGTGGCCTGGCGGGGTGAGCGCCGCCAGCAGGGGAAGATTGACCCGCTGCAGCTTGAAGGGGGTGGATATCGTGTCTTCACGCTGTTCATGGGGCGCGATAAGCTTTATTTTCATCTTTTCACCTCTCTGGGTGACACTTCCCATACTTCCGACCAGCGACTTTTTTTACGGGGAAATAAACATAACCAGGGTAGGGGTGGCGCTTGCTCCGCCCAATCGGGGCGCGGCAAGCAGCGCTCCTACCAATCATCGGCCCTCTTCCCATTTGGTGGCTATGATGCCCAGGATGAAGACCACGGTTGCAAAAGCCCCGATGACCGTGGAGGCACGCAGCGCGGCGAGGTTGTCAGCAAATATCATCGATGCCCGGAGCCCCTCGTTTACGTAATAAAGCGGCAGTGTCCTGGCGAGCGTCTGCAGGAAACCTGGCATCAACTCGACGGGAAAGAAACTCCCCGAGAGGAACATCATCGGAAAGCTGATGGCGTTTGCGGCGGCGGCGGCGCTCTGCGCTTCCTTGACGAAGCGGGTGAGGATCATGCCGATGCCGACGAACGCTAGGACGTTGAGCAAAATGAAAGCGGGGAGCCAGGCATTGATATGCAGGCTGACATTAAACACCGCGTAGCTCACCAGCAGCATCGCCGTCGTGGAGACGACCGCGAGGATGAATTGGTACAGAATGTCCGACAGTATCCATTCGGTACGGGTGATGGGCGTAGTGGACAGTTTCCTGATAATCCCTTTCTGTCGCAGTTCGGTGTTCAGGTTTACCGTGCCGAACAGGCTCAGGGTCATCACCGCCATGGCGATGATGCCGGGAATGAAAAACTCGATGAACTGGTATTTCTTGGTGAGTATCGATTGTTCAACCGAGCTGATGAACGGCGGCAGCCCGGACATCTCCAGGTTTATCCGGGCGAGCACGCCATTGAGGATTTCAATTTTCGTCGGGACCGTAGACGAGCTGGGGTCGTATATGTAGGTGAGGGTGGAGGATGCTTTGTAGTCTCTCAGTGTCGTTCTCCGGATGACGGACACTTCAAAGCCCTTGGGAATGACGAGGACGAGGTCCACTTTGTTGTCCCTGACGTACTGCGTGGCGTCGATGGCAGGGTCCACCTTGATGACCTTGAACTTCCCGGCTTCCCCGAGAGTCTCGACGGACGTTTTTGACGAATTCGACTGGTCGAGGTCCTGCACGTGAAGTTGGAAGTTTATGTTGTCCTGGCCCATGAAGATCGTGCCGAACACGAGTATGAGAATAATCGGGAAGGCCAGCGTGAAGAACATGGTGGTCTTCTCGCGGTAGACGCCCATGAGCTTGATGAAGAGAGTTGCACCGACGACGCGCTGGTTCATGCCGAACTCTCTTCCCCGACGTGATCGTCGTGGAGCGCCTCGCCGGTAAGCTTCAGGAAGACCTCTTCAAGGTTGGGTTGCCGTACGTCCAGGCCGAGATAAGACGCCCCTTCTTCTTTGATGGCGCCCAGAATTCGCTGCACATCTTCCGTGTGCCCCACTCTGACCTTGATCTTGTTGCCATTGCAAAGAACCGGCTCGAAGCCCAGATTGCGGACGATTGCAGAGACTTTTGCATCAGCGGACAGCAGAGTGAGAATCTGGTCTTTGGCGTTGGCCACGATGAGTTCAACGGGGGAACCCTTGGCGATGATCTGCCCCTTGGAAATGATGGCGACCGTGTCCGCCAGAAGCTCCGCCTCCTCCATGTAGTGGGTGGTCAGCAGCACCGTCTTCCCCCCCTTCTTCAGCCCTTTCAGTACTTCCCACACCTCGTGCCTGGCGCGAGGGTCGAGTCCTGTCGTCGGCTCGTCGAGGAACACGACCTCGGGGTCGTTAACGAGCGCCAGGGCGATGCCAAGGCGCTGCTTCAAGCCGCCGGAGAGGTTTTTGTACTGCTCTTTGCTCTTGTCCTTGAGGTTCACGAGCGCGATCAGCCCATCGATATCGGTGTTCCTGCCGCAGTAAAGCCGTGCGTAGTACTGCAGGGTCTCTCTGACCGTGATCCTGTCGAAGGAGCTGAACCCCTGCGGGAGGACGCCGATGCGGTTGACGATGTCGTGTTTATTTTTGGCGACGTCCATGCCGAGAAGGGTCACTTTCCCGGAGGTGGGCGTGCGGATGGTATCGATGATCTCGACGGTAGTGGTCTTCCCGGCGCCGTTCGGTCCCAGCAGGGCGAACACCTCGCCGGTCTTGACGGTGAACGAGATGTCGTTGACTGCCAGTAAATCCCCGTAGCGCTTCGTCAGGTTCTCGACCTCGATGGCGTAATCACTTGCTCTGGTCATGCATCTCCAATTCGCCTATAGGGGCGGCAGTATTGCCAGTGATTACGTCACCGCCCACCAGAGCATCAGAAGCGGGGCGAGGCGGGACGGCGGGCCAAAAACCGAGGTGACTCAGGACCTTGTTGATCACCGCCGACTGCCAGACAAGAAGACGGTCAAACACCGGGTGGCGGTGTTTGAATAATATTAAGCTCGGTATGAACGTCGCGCCCAGGTGCGCTTTGGTCTTTTCCGTGCCC
The sequence above is drawn from the Desulfuromonadales bacterium genome and encodes:
- a CDS encoding radical SAM protein → MKIKLIAPHEQREDTISTPFKLQRVNLPLLAALTPPGHTITIVEEAFAPDEIDQEVDLVGITVLTELVPRAYRIGDTYRRKGVKVVMGGIHPTVLPEEALEHADAVVVGEAEGIWPQLVADAAAGQMQRIYRADQMTDVQGLPQPRRDLFPATKANGYAPIPIGVETSRGCPNDCEFCCISQTLGQRYRVRPVGEVIAEIESIDYPNLFFVDDALGLNRMEAKKLFKEMIPLRRQWLAQGTVSLAEDVELLGLMKRAGCMGLLIGFESVQSATQNEVNKIKNLKIDFYQAMHRFHAEGFGILGCFVFGFDFENKDVFEQTLEFIMKSRMDCVQLRILTPYPGTRLYTRLLSEDRLFAKDWWLKGYPPDTLLFQPKGMTADELINGYARLNRQAYSFGAMTKRFFGMSPWKRTLFGCQLYAGLNLSTRNRYFKGLKNPQPFAGALKAIGKQ
- a CDS encoding ABC transporter permease, encoding MNQRVVGATLFIKLMGVYREKTTMFFTLAFPIILILVFGTIFMGQDNINFQLHVQDLDQSNSSKTSVETLGEAGKFKVIKVDPAIDATQYVRDNKVDLVLVIPKGFEVSVIRRTTLRDYKASSTLTYIYDPSSSTVPTKIEILNGVLARINLEMSGLPPFISSVEQSILTKKYQFIEFFIPGIIAMAVMTLSLFGTVNLNTELRQKGIIRKLSTTPITRTEWILSDILYQFILAVVSTTAMLLVSYAVFNVSLHINAWLPAFILLNVLAFVGIGMILTRFVKEAQSAAAAANAISFPMMFLSGSFFPVELMPGFLQTLARTLPLYYVNEGLRASMIFADNLAALRASTVIGAFATVVFILGIIATKWEEGR
- a CDS encoding ABC transporter ATP-binding protein, which produces MTRASDYAIEVENLTKRYGDLLAVNDISFTVKTGEVFALLGPNGAGKTTTVEIIDTIRTPTSGKVTLLGMDVAKNKHDIVNRIGVLPQGFSSFDRITVRETLQYYARLYCGRNTDIDGLIALVNLKDKSKEQYKNLSGGLKQRLGIALALVNDPEVVFLDEPTTGLDPRARHEVWEVLKGLKKGGKTVLLTTHYMEEAELLADTVAIISKGQIIAKGSPVELIVANAKDQILTLLSADAKVSAIVRNLGFEPVLCNGNKIKVRVGHTEDVQRILGAIKEEGASYLGLDVRQPNLEEVFLKLTGEALHDDHVGEESSA